In Methanocaldococcus lauensis, a single genomic region encodes these proteins:
- a CDS encoding preprotein translocase subunit Sec61beta translates to MSKREETGLATSAGLIRYMDETFSKIKIKPEYVIGLTVAFIVIEIFLNYGMFL, encoded by the coding sequence ATGAGTAAGAGGGAAGAAACTGGATTAGCAACCAGTGCTGGTTTAATAAGATATATGGATGAAACCTTCTCTAAAATTAAAATAAAACCAGAGTATGTTATTGGACTAACAGTTGCTTTTATAGTAATTGAAATATTTTTAAACTATGGTATGTTTCTCTAA
- the glyA gene encoding bifunctional serine hydroxymethyltransferase/L-allo-threonine aldolase — MKHSDIPKLIREISMKQHEWMRECIKLIASENITSLAVREACATDFMHRYAEGLPGKRLYQGCKYIDEVETICIELAKELFKAEHANVQPTSGVVANLAVFFAETKPGDKLMALNVPDGGHISHWKVSAAGIRGLKVVNHPFDPEEMNIDPDAMIRKILEEKPKLILFGGSLFLFPHPVADAYEAAQEVGAKIAYDGSHVLGLIAGKQFQDPLREGADYLMGSTHKTFFGPQGGIILTKKENADKIDTHVFPGVVSNHHLHHKAGLAIALAEMLEFGEDYAKQVIKNAKALAQALYERGFDVLCEDKGFTESHQVVIDIESSPDIKFSASDLAKMYEEANIILNKNLLPWDDVNNSDNPSGIRLGTQECTRLGMKEKDMEIIAEFMKRIAIDKEKPEKVREDVIEFAKEFSEIHYSFESGDGFKYLKFY; from the coding sequence ATGAAACATTCAGATATTCCAAAATTAATTAGAGAAATTTCTATGAAACAGCACGAGTGGATGAGAGAGTGCATAAAGTTAATAGCCAGTGAAAATATAACAAGTTTAGCTGTTAGAGAAGCATGTGCTACTGATTTTATGCATAGATATGCTGAAGGATTGCCTGGTAAAAGATTATATCAAGGATGTAAATATATAGATGAAGTTGAAACAATCTGTATAGAATTGGCTAAGGAGTTATTTAAAGCAGAACACGCAAATGTTCAACCGACAAGTGGAGTTGTCGCTAATTTAGCAGTATTTTTTGCTGAAACAAAACCTGGGGATAAGTTAATGGCTTTAAATGTTCCAGATGGTGGACATATAAGTCATTGGAAAGTTAGTGCCGCAGGAATTAGAGGATTAAAAGTGGTTAATCATCCATTTGATCCTGAAGAGATGAATATTGATCCTGACGCAATGATTAGGAAAATATTGGAAGAAAAACCAAAACTTATTTTATTTGGTGGCTCTTTATTTTTGTTTCCGCATCCAGTAGCTGACGCTTATGAAGCTGCTCAAGAAGTAGGAGCTAAAATTGCCTATGATGGATCTCATGTTCTTGGTTTAATAGCTGGAAAACAATTCCAAGATCCATTAAGAGAAGGAGCGGATTATTTAATGGGAAGTACTCATAAAACATTTTTTGGCCCACAAGGAGGAATTATATTAACTAAAAAAGAAAATGCTGATAAAATAGATACTCATGTATTTCCAGGGGTCGTTAGTAACCACCACTTGCATCATAAAGCTGGTTTAGCCATTGCATTGGCAGAAATGTTGGAGTTTGGAGAAGATTATGCTAAACAAGTAATTAAGAATGCAAAAGCATTAGCTCAGGCATTGTATGAAAGAGGATTCGATGTTTTATGTGAAGATAAAGGATTTACAGAAAGTCATCAGGTAGTAATTGATATTGAAAGTTCTCCAGACATTAAATTTTCAGCAAGTGATTTAGCTAAAATGTATGAAGAGGCAAATATTATCTTAAATAAAAACTTATTGCCTTGGGATGATGTTAATAATTCTGATAATCCAAGCGGTATTAGATTAGGAACTCAAGAATGCACAAGATTAGGTATGAAAGAAAAAGATATGGAAATAATTGCTGAATTTATGAAAAGAATTGCAATTGATAAAGAAAAACCTGAAAAAGTAAGAGAAGATGTTATTGAATTTGCTAAAGAATTTAGTGAGATTCATTACTCTTTTGAAAGTGGAGATGGATTTAAATATTTGAAATTTTATTAA
- the aksF gene encoding homoisocitrate dehydrogenase, translated as MIKVCVIEGDGIGKEVIPEAVKILKELGDFEIIKGEAGLECLKKYNNALPEDTIEKAKEADVILFGAITSPKPGTVKNYRSPIITLRKLFNLYANVRPINNFGLGHIIGKIADYEFLNIKNIDIVIIRENTEDLYVGREKLDKDTAIAERVITKKGCERIIKFAFEYAVKNNRKKVSCIHKANVLRITDGLFLEVFNTIKKTYENIIEADDYLVDATSMYLIKNPNMFDVIVTTNMFGDILSDEASALIGGLGLAPSANIGDNKALFEPVHGSAPDISGKGIANPMAAILSVAMLFDYIGEKEKGDIIREAVKYCLMNKRVTPDLGGCLKTKDVGDEILKYVRNKIRGY; from the coding sequence ATGATAAAAGTGTGTGTTATTGAAGGAGATGGAATAGGGAAAGAGGTTATCCCAGAGGCTGTAAAAATATTAAAAGAACTTGGAGATTTTGAAATAATAAAAGGAGAGGCGGGATTAGAATGTTTAAAGAAATATAACAATGCATTGCCAGAAGATACTATAGAAAAGGCTAAAGAAGCGGATGTTATTTTATTTGGTGCTATAACATCTCCAAAACCTGGAACAGTTAAAAATTACAGAAGTCCAATTATAACTTTAAGGAAATTATTTAATTTATATGCAAATGTTAGACCAATAAACAACTTTGGATTAGGACATATAATAGGAAAAATTGCAGATTATGAATTTTTAAATATTAAAAATATTGATATAGTAATTATAAGAGAGAATACAGAAGATTTATATGTAGGTAGAGAAAAATTGGATAAAGATACAGCCATTGCTGAGAGAGTTATAACAAAAAAAGGCTGTGAAAGAATAATAAAATTTGCATTTGAGTATGCAGTAAAAAATAATAGAAAAAAAGTGTCGTGTATACATAAGGCAAATGTTTTAAGAATTACTGATGGTTTATTTTTGGAAGTTTTCAATACTATAAAAAAGACTTATGAGAATATAATAGAAGCAGATGATTATTTAGTCGATGCAACATCTATGTATTTAATAAAGAATCCCAATATGTTCGATGTTATTGTAACAACTAATATGTTTGGAGATATTTTATCAGATGAGGCTTCAGCATTAATTGGAGGTTTAGGATTAGCACCATCAGCAAACATTGGAGATAATAAAGCCTTATTTGAGCCAGTTCATGGTTCTGCTCCAGACATATCTGGAAAAGGAATAGCAAATCCTATGGCCGCTATATTAAGTGTTGCAATGCTTTTTGACTACATTGGTGAAAAAGAGAAAGGAGATATTATTAGAGAGGCAGTAAAATATTGTTTAATGAATAAAAGGGTTACCCCTGATTTGGGTGGATGTTTAAAAACAAAAGATGTAGGAGACGAAATTTTAAAATATGTTAGGAATAAAATTAGGGGATATTAA
- a CDS encoding UPF0104 family protein codes for MRIKITKSHIALFISILFILAILYYIGIDKIIKTLLNANPIYIIFAFILQLIVTLILAVRWRFITKILGYRSSLKNIFLLVLMGTFINNITPSMKSGGEAFRAYYLSKLENIPKGLAFSTVVVERVLDSAIFLFFTLFVIGYFIIIGFKYTEYLILSWAFLFLLTSVIIYLITNKKLLIKVVIRIAEFICKYTSYSYNKEIILKSIDDFYNSLKFLRNIKGKDAYTIIILSVVWYLVDIVKLWILFLSISYMVSILSVAAVYLLTLLSGVLSITPSGFGTADTVMIVSFTVFNIPPSVAAVVTILDRLISYIFPTILGYIAIMIIKKEIKS; via the coding sequence ATGAGAATAAAAATTACAAAGTCCCATATAGCCCTTTTTATTAGCATCCTTTTTATATTAGCAATTCTCTATTATATAGGAATAGACAAAATTATTAAAACCTTACTAAATGCAAATCCAATATACATAATATTTGCGTTTATTTTGCAGTTGATAGTTACACTTATCCTTGCTGTTAGATGGAGATTTATTACAAAAATTTTAGGATATAGATCCTCATTAAAGAATATTTTTTTATTGGTTCTTATGGGAACTTTTATTAACAATATTACTCCATCAATGAAAAGTGGTGGAGAAGCATTTAGAGCCTACTACTTATCAAAACTTGAAAATATTCCAAAAGGTTTGGCTTTTTCAACAGTTGTAGTGGAGAGAGTTTTAGATTCAGCAATATTTTTGTTTTTTACATTATTTGTTATTGGATACTTTATTATTATTGGGTTCAAATATACAGAATATTTAATATTATCGTGGGCTTTTTTATTTTTACTAACATCTGTGATTATTTATTTAATAACAAACAAAAAACTACTAATTAAAGTAGTTATAAGAATAGCAGAATTTATTTGTAAATATACCTCATATTCATATAACAAAGAAATCATATTAAAATCAATTGATGATTTCTATAATAGTTTAAAATTTTTAAGAAATATAAAGGGTAAAGACGCGTATACTATAATAATACTATCAGTTGTTTGGTATTTAGTTGATATAGTAAAATTATGGATTCTATTTTTGTCAATTTCATATATGGTTTCAATTTTAAGTGTGGCAGCTGTATATCTTTTAACTTTATTGTCAGGAGTTTTATCTATAACTCCCAGCGGTTTTGGAACTGCAGATACTGTAATGATTGTTTCCTTTACAGTTTTTAATATCCCTCCCTCAGTAGCAGCTGTAGTTACAATATTAGATAGATTAATATCATACATATTTCCAACGATTCTTGGTTATATTGCCATAATGATTATAAAAAAAGAAATTAAATCTTAA
- the cbiM gene encoding cobalt transporter CbiM, with protein sequence MHIPDGYLGPITCAFFYLIMLYFWYRGIKALKTLHPKQIPLLGILTAFSFLVMMYNLPVPDGTTAHMVGGTLIAILMDNPWVATIAISIVLFIQAIFFGDGGITALGANCFNMGVVLPFVGYYTYKFLRDKVGDVVASGIGAYIGIVAAAIVAGFEFGLQPFIQPGYCPYPFTVSVPAMAFAHLVTAGPAAAVVTAIVVWYVKKARPDLFELTKKSMEVS encoded by the coding sequence ATGCACATACCAGATGGATATTTGGGACCAATAACCTGTGCATTTTTTTATCTTATAATGCTATATTTCTGGTATAGAGGGATAAAAGCATTGAAAACGTTACATCCAAAGCAAATACCACTGTTGGGGATATTAACGGCATTTTCATTTTTAGTAATGATGTACAACCTTCCAGTTCCTGATGGAACTACTGCCCACATGGTTGGAGGTACATTGATAGCCATATTAATGGATAATCCATGGGTAGCAACAATAGCAATATCCATTGTATTGTTTATCCAGGCAATTTTCTTTGGAGATGGAGGAATTACAGCGTTAGGGGCTAATTGTTTTAACATGGGTGTAGTTCTACCATTCGTTGGTTATTACACTTACAAATTCTTAAGAGATAAAGTTGGAGATGTTGTAGCAAGTGGTATTGGAGCTTACATTGGAATTGTAGCAGCGGCAATAGTTGCAGGATTTGAATTTGGACTACAGCCATTTATCCAGCCAGGTTATTGTCCATATCCATTTACCGTATCAGTTCCAGCAATGGCATTTGCACACTTAGTAACAGCAGGTCCAGCAGCGGCTGTTGTAACCGCAATAGTGGTATGGTATGTTAAAAAGGCAAGACCAGATTTATTCGAATTAACGAAGAAATCTATGGAGGTGAGTTAA
- a CDS encoding PDGLE domain-containing protein, whose protein sequence is MDFKDPLVKKFLYVIIALIILCPLGILLVWNYGDAWGEWDVNDVAEKVHADISGMEKLSGIWSYAILPDYDIPGWDDPVRASIGYIISAIVGVALCLGAFYGLTKVVYSNRT, encoded by the coding sequence ATCGACTTTAAAGATCCATTAGTTAAAAAATTTTTGTATGTAATAATTGCATTAATTATTTTATGTCCTCTTGGAATTCTCTTAGTATGGAACTATGGAGATGCTTGGGGAGAATGGGATGTCAATGATGTAGCAGAAAAAGTTCATGCAGATATAAGTGGGATGGAAAAACTATCAGGAATCTGGAGTTATGCAATCTTACCAGATTATGACATTCCTGGATGGGACGATCCTGTTAGAGCATCGATAGGTTATATAATATCAGCAATTGTTGGAGTTGCTTTATGCTTAGGAGCGTTTTATGGGCTAACAAAGGTTGTATATTCAAATCGTACTTAA
- the cbiQ gene encoding cobalt ECF transporter T component CbiQ gives MKLINKTVEHVIKYISEAVFSEKFARNKDGFLQKLDPRIKIIGLIILVITTVSIKHIEVLIFLYLLSLIFCILSRIPLLYYIKRVWLFIPLFTGIIIFPVIFLTPGHPIYVILKKPYYIAITYEGIKYAVLFTLRVATAISYTVLITLTTRWDEIMKALNSLGVPDIVITIMTLAYRYIFLLLNNVLEMMYSKKSRLCRNLKLKESWIIAGKSMGALFIKTQRMGEDIYYAMLSRGYLNEPRIFTNFKVKYYDIIFLCFIVLISSISLGYDRLIL, from the coding sequence GTGAAGTTAATAAATAAAACTGTTGAGCATGTAATAAAATATATTAGTGAGGCAGTTTTTTCAGAAAAATTTGCAAGGAATAAGGATGGTTTTTTACAAAAATTAGATCCAAGAATAAAGATAATTGGATTAATTATATTGGTTATAACAACTGTTTCAATTAAGCATATTGAAGTTTTGATATTTTTATATCTTTTATCCCTAATTTTTTGTATTTTGTCAAGAATTCCTTTACTTTATTACATAAAAAGAGTTTGGCTATTTATTCCTCTATTTACAGGAATAATTATATTTCCTGTAATATTCTTAACTCCTGGGCATCCAATTTATGTAATTCTAAAAAAACCTTATTATATCGCTATTACTTATGAAGGAATAAAATATGCTGTATTATTTACTCTTAGAGTGGCAACTGCAATATCTTACACTGTCTTAATAACTCTAACTACGAGATGGGACGAGATAATGAAGGCACTTAATAGTTTAGGAGTTCCAGATATTGTAATAACGATAATGACACTCGCTTATAGATATATATTTTTATTATTGAACAATGTCTTAGAGATGATGTATTCAAAAAAATCAAGATTATGTAGGAATTTAAAGCTAAAAGAAAGTTGGATTATTGCTGGTAAAAGTATGGGAGCACTCTTTATAAAAACTCAGAGAATGGGAGAGGATATATATTATGCAATGCTTTCAAGAGGCTACTTAAACGAACCAAGGATTTTTACAAATTTTAAAGTTAAATATTATGACATAATCTTCTTATGTTTTATAGTATTAATATCATCTATTTCATTAGGTTATGATAGGTTGATACTATGA
- a CDS encoding energy-coupling factor ABC transporter ATP-binding protein translates to MKPLYELKNVYYQYPDGTIALDNINMKIYEGEVVAIIGPNGAGKTTLLKILDALEFPKKGEVYFEGKKLEERLLNDIEFMKYFRKKVGFIFQDPDTMLFSPTVWDDVAFAPLHLYDKDTAIKVTEKVINEMNLNHIKDKHPYNISGGEKKKSSIAAVLSITPDVILMDEPTSYLDPKSRNYIINLIKDLKSKNKTIVFVSHDPNLITLADRCYILNKKIIAEGTPKEIFSNVEILEENNLDVPEITKLFKLLLDDKDLISKINIDNLPITVDEAYNILKDLLKSKT, encoded by the coding sequence ATGAAACCTTTGTATGAATTAAAGAATGTATATTATCAATATCCAGATGGAACTATTGCATTGGACAATATAAATATGAAAATTTATGAAGGAGAGGTAGTAGCAATTATAGGCCCTAATGGAGCTGGAAAAACAACACTTTTAAAAATATTAGATGCTTTAGAGTTTCCAAAAAAAGGAGAGGTATATTTTGAAGGAAAAAAATTAGAGGAAAGATTATTAAATGATATAGAGTTTATGAAATACTTTAGAAAAAAAGTAGGATTTATATTCCAAGATCCAGATACTATGCTGTTCAGTCCAACAGTTTGGGATGATGTGGCTTTTGCTCCTCTACACCTTTATGATAAAGATACAGCCATAAAAGTTACTGAAAAAGTTATAAATGAAATGAATTTAAACCATATAAAAGATAAGCATCCTTACAATATCAGTGGTGGCGAAAAAAAGAAATCATCAATTGCAGCAGTTTTATCAATAACTCCAGATGTTATACTTATGGATGAACCTACATCATACTTAGATCCAAAAAGTAGAAATTACATAATAAACTTAATTAAAGATTTAAAAAGTAAGAATAAAACCATTGTATTTGTAAGTCATGATCCAAATCTTATAACGCTCGCTGATAGATGTTATATTCTAAATAAAAAAATTATCGCTGAAGGAACTCCAAAGGAAATATTTAGTAATGTAGAAATCTTAGAGGAAAATAATTTAGATGTTCCTGAGATAACTAAATTATTTAAACTTCTGTTAGATGATAAAGATTTAATAAGTAAAATAAATATTGATAACTTACCAATAACAGTTGATGAGGCTTATAACATATTAAAAGATTTATTAAAGAGTAAAACTTAG
- a CDS encoding MTH895/ArsE family thioredoxin-like protein, giving the protein MIIRVFGTGCPKCNQTYENVKKAVEELGIDAEIVKVTDINEISEWIFIPPGVAFDDLVVFEGKIPTVEEIKKELEDYIKNK; this is encoded by the coding sequence ATGATAATTAGAGTTTTTGGAACTGGTTGTCCTAAATGTAACCAAACATACGAAAATGTAAAAAAGGCTGTTGAAGAGTTAGGCATAGATGCTGAGATTGTTAAAGTCACTGACATAAATGAAATATCTGAATGGATTTTTATTCCTCCAGGAGTTGCTTTTGATGATTTAGTAGTATTTGAAGGGAAAATTCCTACTGTTGAAGAGATTAAAAAAGAATTGGAAGATTATATAAAAAATAAATAA
- a CDS encoding permease, which yields MDITGTIIYALNVMLKTIVNYLNINRVIALTIAFFMAGGIASMINKNFIIKYFGPETPKHISYLVASVSGSLLAVCSCTILPLFAGIYRRGAGIGPATTFLFSGPAINVLAIFYSAALLGWDIGFTRAFFAVILSILIGLSMAFIFKSDEKKRNFRVGKADSISIRPAYQTAIFFLIQLGMLLVITASPKLIPILSIPVYDGILVKHILTAILCIVLIVVVKKWFKLEEIKAWLRETFTLGKMVFPLLILGVAIAGLINAFIPPEYVSKYVGGNSIIANFIASFIGALMYFATLTEVPIIKSLMDLGMGVGPAMALLLAGPSLSIPTVLTLSKILGYKKAFTYLGLVVIYSTIAGFVTGMIL from the coding sequence ATGGATATAACTGGAACAATAATTTATGCTTTGAATGTAATGTTAAAAACTATTGTAAATTATCTAAATATAAATAGAGTTATTGCTCTAACAATAGCATTTTTTATGGCTGGTGGCATAGCTTCAATGATAAATAAAAACTTTATTATAAAATATTTTGGTCCAGAAACTCCAAAGCATATATCTTATTTAGTAGCCTCTGTAAGTGGAAGCCTTCTTGCAGTATGTTCATGCACTATTCTTCCATTATTTGCTGGAATTTATAGGAGAGGTGCAGGAATAGGACCTGCTACCACATTTTTATTTTCTGGGCCTGCTATAAATGTGCTTGCTATATTTTACTCAGCGGCACTTCTTGGGTGGGATATAGGTTTTACAAGAGCATTTTTTGCTGTAATATTATCAATATTAATTGGTTTATCTATGGCATTTATATTTAAATCAGATGAAAAAAAGAGAAATTTTAGAGTTGGAAAGGCAGACAGTATTTCAATTAGACCTGCTTATCAGACTGCGATATTTTTCCTAATACAGTTGGGGATGTTGTTAGTAATAACTGCTTCACCAAAATTAATTCCTATACTGAGTATTCCAGTTTATGATGGAATTCTTGTTAAACATATATTAACAGCAATATTGTGTATTGTTCTTATAGTTGTTGTTAAAAAATGGTTTAAACTGGAAGAGATAAAAGCATGGCTTAGAGAGACATTTACACTTGGTAAAATGGTATTTCCACTATTGATACTTGGTGTAGCAATTGCTGGTTTAATAAATGCATTTATTCCTCCTGAGTATGTTAGTAAATATGTTGGTGGAAACTCTATAATTGCAAACTTTATAGCCTCATTTATTGGAGCACTTATGTATTTCGCAACACTTACAGAGGTCCCAATTATAAAGTCATTAATGGATTTGGGAATGGGTGTAGGCCCAGCAATGGCTTTGCTTCTTGCAGGTCCAAGTTTAAGTATTCCTACAGTTTTAACACTCTCCAAAATCCTTGGATACAAAAAAGCATTTACATATCTTGGGCTTGTAGTTATATACTCTACTATAGCAGGTTTTGTTACTGGAATGATATTATAA
- a CDS encoding zinc ribbon-containing protein: MIIWNLICPKCGKRMRYKVDVCPCMASEVPLPNCPDCGEKMTYDISSLKGRRKVR; this comes from the coding sequence ATGATAATTTGGAACTTAATATGCCCAAAATGTGGGAAAAGGATGAGATATAAGGTTGATGTCTGCCCTTGTATGGCTTCTGAGGTTCCTTTACCAAATTGTCCAGATTGTGGTGAAAAGATGACATACGATATAAGTTCTTTAAAAGGTAGAAGAAAGGTGAGATAA
- the cobZ gene encoding alpha-ribazole phosphatase CobZ: MDIIELLKSYGITIENLIDAGISLYVGDPKEIDKVKEKLKIILLKELNNPNVSTLLIAAILLDKEGKNNNLPFNYSEDPNYVYVDEVLGLAIANEIAGTKAIFNFRFYDAKKPGIIGELDKKGYMFLDDAIAGLLAGCMSKVFE, encoded by the coding sequence ATGGATATTATAGAGCTTTTAAAAAGTTATGGAATTACTATAGAAAATTTAATAGATGCTGGAATTTCTTTATATGTTGGAGACCCTAAGGAAATAGATAAGGTTAAAGAAAAACTTAAAATAATCTTATTAAAAGAATTAAATAATCCAAATGTTTCCACTCTGTTAATTGCAGCTATATTGTTAGATAAAGAGGGAAAAAATAATAATTTGCCATTTAATTATAGCGAAGATCCTAACTATGTGTATGTTGATGAAGTTCTTGGCTTAGCGATTGCAAATGAAATTGCAGGAACTAAGGCTATATTTAACTTTAGATTTTACGATGCTAAAAAACCGGGAATTATTGGAGAATTGGATAAAAAAGGATATATGTTTTTAGATGATGCAATTGCTGGATTGTTGGCTGGCTGTATGAGTAAAGTTTTTGAGTAA
- a CDS encoding redox-regulated ATPase YchF — protein MAIIGLVGKPNVGKSTMFNALTEKPAEIGNYPFTTIHPNKGIGYVTSECPCKELGVKCNPRNSKCIDGVRYIPVEVIDVAGLVPGAHEGRGMGNKFLDDLRQADTFILVVDASGKTDAEGNPTEDYDPVEDVKFLINEIDMWIYGILTKNWDKLARKAQQEKNIVKVLKEQLSGLNISEEDIKIAIRDMDESPIKWSKEDLLNLAKKLRKISKPMIIAANKADHPDAEKNIERLRKEFKDYIVIPTSAEIELALKRAEKSGIIKRKGNDFEIVDESKVNEQMRKAFDYIKDFLKKYGSTGVQECINRAYFDLLNMIVVYPVEDENKFTDKEGNVLPDAFLVKKGTTAKDLAYKIHTELGDKFIYAIDAKRKIRIGADYELKHNDIIKIVSAAK, from the coding sequence TTGGCAATAATAGGTTTAGTTGGAAAACCAAATGTAGGAAAATCAACAATGTTTAATGCATTAACAGAAAAACCTGCTGAAATTGGAAATTATCCATTTACAACAATACATCCAAATAAAGGAATCGGTTATGTAACATCTGAATGTCCTTGCAAAGAGTTGGGAGTAAAATGTAATCCAAGAAACTCAAAATGTATAGATGGAGTTAGATACATTCCTGTTGAAGTTATAGATGTTGCAGGTTTGGTTCCTGGGGCTCATGAAGGTAGAGGTATGGGTAATAAGTTTTTAGATGATTTGAGGCAGGCAGATACGTTTATTTTAGTAGTTGATGCCTCTGGAAAAACAGATGCAGAGGGAAATCCTACTGAAGATTATGATCCAGTTGAAGATGTGAAATTTTTAATAAATGAGATAGACATGTGGATTTATGGTATCTTAACTAAAAATTGGGATAAATTGGCAAGAAAGGCTCAGCAAGAGAAAAATATAGTTAAAGTTTTGAAAGAACAATTAAGTGGATTAAATATTAGTGAGGAAGATATAAAAATCGCTATAAGAGATATGGATGAAAGTCCAATTAAATGGAGCAAAGAGGATTTATTAAATTTGGCTAAAAAGTTGAGAAAAATATCTAAACCAATGATTATAGCCGCAAATAAAGCAGATCATCCAGATGCTGAGAAAAATATTGAAAGATTAAGAAAGGAATTTAAAGATTATATTGTTATCCCTACATCTGCGGAGATAGAGTTGGCTTTAAAAAGGGCTGAAAAATCTGGGATAATCAAAAGAAAAGGAAATGACTTTGAAATAGTTGATGAGAGTAAAGTAAATGAACAGATGAGAAAAGCATTTGATTATATAAAAGATTTCCTTAAAAAATATGGTAGTACTGGGGTTCAAGAGTGTATAAATAGAGCATACTTTGATTTACTAAATATGATAGTTGTGTATCCAGTAGAAGATGAAAATAAATTTACAGATAAAGAAGGGAATGTATTGCCAGACGCTTTTTTAGTTAAAAAAGGAACTACTGCAAAAGATTTGGCATATAAAATTCACACTGAATTAGGAGATAAATTTATATACGCAATAGACGCAAAGAGAAAAATAAGGATAGGGGCTGATTATGAATTAAAGCATAATGACATTATTAAAATTGTCTCTGCGGCAAAATAA
- a CDS encoding EamA family transporter: MDIAVILGLLVAIFYGVGTFFAKIVCEKNPLFQWIVVNIVGIILSIFIIIKYKVIITDQRIIMYAIISAILVVVGSLILYYALYKGKASIVVPISSIGPAITIILSILFLKESLTTTQMIGVFLILAGIILLSISE; this comes from the coding sequence ATGGATATAGCCGTAATTTTAGGACTTTTAGTAGCGATATTTTATGGTGTTGGAACATTTTTTGCAAAAATTGTCTGTGAAAAAAATCCTCTATTCCAGTGGATTGTGGTAAATATAGTAGGAATTATTTTGTCAATTTTTATAATAATTAAATACAAGGTTATAATAACAGATCAAAGAATTATTATGTATGCTATAATATCTGCAATTTTAGTAGTTGTTGGTTCTCTAATTTTATATTACGCCTTATACAAAGGAAAAGCGAGCATTGTTGTCCCTATATCTTCAATAGGTCCTGCTATCACTATAATTTTATCAATATTATTTTTAAAAGAGTCATTAACAACTACTCAAATGATTGGTGTTTTTCTTATATTAGCTGGAATAATATTACTAAGTATTTCAGAATAA